The genome window TcagtatatatttttgaaattagaGTTAGTTATTGCTCCTACCTTAGAGTTAAGAGTTAGTGCTTGGCCTGGTGGCAAATAGGGTATATCCATTTGACTAATTTGCGAGAGATGCTGAATCCTAATCTAATTTGTCATAATTGATTAAGGTAGTCTGTTTGTCTTCTTACACTTAAATTCATTCATCCTTTCATGTGATTAAAGTAGTTTAGATTCTCACTATGTATACCCAACAGGTGCAAGTTAGATTCTTGTGGAAGAAAAGGGACGACAATTCAAACCTAAAGTCACACACAAAAActcacccaaaaaagaagaagttggttttgttgtattaataTAGACTACATGCAGATACCTAAATCACTTGATGCATTGATTCAGCTTATTTTACATGTGAACTTCGAAAATCTGCAAGGTACACTGCACCTTTCATTAACAATTTGCTGAACTGATAGGATTAATTTAGAAGAAATTAAGATCTTCCAAGATCCTTATAACCACCATTTCTAGAGATACtgatatagaaaaaaaaaaaaaaaaaaaaaaaaaaaaaaaaaaaaaaaaaaaaaaaaaaaaaacacacacacacacacaacaacAACACAGCACAAGTCCATTGTAATGATTCTCTTTGGGTGCACTTAAGTTTTCTCTGTTATTTCACTTATCATATTTCACTACAATCCTCTGTGATGCCCTTTTAAATCATTTCAACCTTCTATTCCAACAGGCCATTGAAAAAGTGTTAAGGCATGAACTGAGCTACCAGTCGATGCCTCTAACTGCGGTAACTGAAAAAAGCATTGGCCATTTGACACTCAATTGGAAGACCTTTGTGATGATTAGGTAGCAGCAAACGAGCAACACAGTTCCTTCTTTTAAGCTTTGCCTTTAAAAATCCAATCCATCCCTATTTTCATGGGCTGATGAGAGTTGAATATGTGCTCATCAAAACCCATCACATGGGGAACTCCCAACCTTTACTTGATTGCAAGATATTTTTTactatgaagaaaaaaaaaaactatacaAGAACCAACAGTGTCATGaacttttgatattttgagaGGTCATGTCAAATTGTCAATCCACTTATAAATTAATGAATACAAACCTGCTTTGGTCCACATCTGTCTTTACCATCAGTTCAAGTTACCTTTTCTGTGAGGTCTAGTTAAGTGGAAGAGAACTTTAACTTAGAGACTAATAGTTTTAAGTTCGAACTTTTATGACACGTTGATAGTGTGTGTATCTGTGAAAAACCCCAATCTCCCCAACATCGTTTGGATGGATATATTGTTTTATGGTTCCGCATGTTGCCACTTGACTCTTCCACCATGGAATTTTTGGGAGTAAATTGGCCAAGCAAAACTATGTAATGCATTTGATGCATCAACCATTTAAGTAATGCCAAAATACATAGATTTAGTCAATGATCTAGAAAAGCAATGGGGGGGTAGTCCAAAAGGGGGGAAATTATGGAAAGGCATCACATGCTTGCGTTTACTACAGGGCACACCCATCATTTACTTTTTAACACTTGGTTTTGACCCAGatcatttttcttgttcttgttcttcttgctTGTAAAGACCTTTAATCCTAATCACAGGTTGGTGATGTTTTAGCTTTTAATAAAGGGAATATTTTACAATATCACAACTATGTTTAGGGCAAACCGTGTGGGACTCTTCTTTCAGGATGATTGGCCATGCATGAAAATCTTGAATAGTTTAAACATAAGAAAATGTTATTTGGGAGatttattcttcaaataatatGATTAATCATTGATGGTAGCAGAATTTATTAGTCATTGGAAGTTAATCTGATTGCTTACTATAAGAGTAGTAAGTTTATGAGCAGgaaacataatatatatatatatatatataaagtatcCACACGGTAATAATATTTGGAAGTTCACATAAGAGAAGAGAATATATATCGCTTACtgctaaaatataaatttgagTATTAAAATGAGTTGAAGTTTGACAATAACCAAGTTTTTCAGCATACAGAGAATTATATTACATGGAAGAACAATAAACTAGCATTTCATTAGCATCTAGGCATTTAAAACTTGAGCAATTCAAGAGAGGTGgcagaggaaaagaaaataaaaatctaagaaagagagagagaatcataaattatataaaaacttGTGCCATAACTGTTTTGGGGATAAAGAAACAGTTGCTTGTCTTGGATGATCCCAATCTCCTACCCTAAGAGTAGGATGGAACAATTACACATTGAAAGGTTGGTTAGCATAACACCTTTATTGTATTCTAATATGATAAATAATAAGAATATTAAAGagttttttataataaaagaaacagaaaaaagaaagggggaAACACAACATAGTTATCATTAAAAAGTAGACAAGGACTTGAAATTATCATGTAAACATGCAAACCACAAGCAAATTATAAAGAAGAATCTCACCCACCCCATTTACTTTCATTGGTTTCTGTCTATAAGAAGCTCCCTCTGTCACCACCACCCACAAACACACAAGAccattcaaaaagaaaatcaatatgCAAAAGCTGCATtgcaatttcttctttcttgcttGCTTTGTTTTCTCTGCTACTCTGGCTCATTCATGGAGCCAAAACAGGGAATTCAACCAGGCCAAGAACTATGAGGGGTCTTCTGATCTGGTGGACCTTCAGTATCACATGGGTCCTGTCCTTACTTCTCCCATCAACCTTTACATAATTTGGTATGGCAAATGGAACCCAACACACCAATCCACAATTAGAGATTTCATctattctctttcttctcctgTCCCTTACCCTTCTGTTGCTGATTGGTGGAGCACTGTGAGGCTCTACACTGATCAAACTGGATCAAACATCACCAGAAGCATTGCTCTCTCTGGAGAGTTCTATGACTCTGCCTACTCCCATGGCAACTATCTCAGCCGTTTATCAATGCAATCCATCATAAAATATGCTGTCACTTCACCATATCCAACAGCTTTACCTCTCAATCCTCACAATGGCCTTTACTTAGTTTTGTCATCTCCTGATGTTAGAGTTCAAGATTTCTGCAGGGCAGTTTGTGGTTTTCACTACTTCACATTTCCAACCATTGTTGGTGTCACTGTTCCTTATGCTTGGGTTGGTAATAGTGGCACTCAGTGTCCAGGGGTGTGTGCTTACCCTTTTGCCTGGCCTAAGTATTCAGGCAAGCCACCGCCAAGCACAAATGGCGGCAACAACATTATGCGTGCACCGAATGGGGATGCCGGTGCTGACGGGATGATCAGCGTGATAGCTCATGAGCTAGCAGAGGTTTCAAGTAACCCACTTGTGAATGCATGGTATGCAGGTGATGACCCAACTGCGCCAACAGAAATTGCAGATTTGTGTATGGGTGTTTATGGGAGTGGTGGGGGTGGAGGGTATGTTGGTGTAGTGTCAAAGGACAAATGGGGAAATGGGTTTAATGTGAATGGGGTGAAAGGAAGGAAGTTCTTAGTGCAATGGGTATGGAGCCCTGTGAAAAGAAGATGCTTTGGTCCCAATGCCATGGACTAGGAACACTGTGCTTAACTAATCAATGCTTAGGCATAATTGCTTATGATCTCTTTCCATCACCTCCTTGCTCTTTATGTTTCTAAAGAGAGAAGGCAGAGAGGGTCAGTTAGAGGAAGGAGAAACATGTAATCAAATGAATCAAGGTTGGGCCCATGTAATGTTAAAGGGATTGGAATTGCTTGATTTGTTGGGAATTAATGCGGTTTTCATGAAGACTAAAGGACttttattatgctttgtttgttCAATCTATAGCTACTTTTTTCTGTGTGCATTATATTTGTTGATGTTGTAGAATACAGTACCCATGTAAATGCAGGCAGTATTTAGCAATTGCAGCAGCATGAATAAATAAGTTTATGTACATTTATGTAAAAGGGCTGTTTTTGGCTCATCTTTATCCATATCATGGTCAAGATTTTATGACACTCCCAAAAAGCCTCCATTGATGATGGCTCTCAAACTGTGTCACGGGAAACAATGCAAATGGGTTGTGCAAATGGTGCGCTTGAAGTTGTTGGAAAAGTTGCAGATGGATTGAAGTTGTTTCCAGGCCTGACCTACTTGGAGATAGTCAAGTGTCCTAAACTCAGTCTCATCCCATGTGATGAGAATGGTGTGTGGAAAAACGCAGACTGAGTCTC of Prunus dulcis chromosome 4, ALMONDv2, whole genome shotgun sequence contains these proteins:
- the LOC117625062 gene encoding protein EXORDIUM-like 7 codes for the protein MQKLHCNFFFLACFVFSATLAHSWSQNREFNQAKNYEGSSDLVDLQYHMGPVLTSPINLYIIWYGKWNPTHQSTIRDFIYSLSSPVPYPSVADWWSTVRLYTDQTGSNITRSIALSGEFYDSAYSHGNYLSRLSMQSIIKYAVTSPYPTALPLNPHNGLYLVLSSPDVRVQDFCRAVCGFHYFTFPTIVGVTVPYAWVGNSGTQCPGVCAYPFAWPKYSGKPPPSTNGGNNIMRAPNGDAGADGMISVIAHELAEVSSNPLVNAWYAGDDPTAPTEIADLCMGVYGSGGGGGYVGVVSKDKWGNGFNVNGVKGRKFLVQWVWSPVKRRCFGPNAMD